The genomic stretch AAGTGGGATTCTTTGGGGTATAGGGTTAATGCTGACTTGAGAAACGAGAAGATCGGCTTTAAAATCCGCGAGCATACTCTTAACAAGGTTCCCTACCTTGTCGTTGTCGGCGACAAAGAAGTCGAGAACAACGCCGTTGCGGTGAGAACCCGCAAAGGCGAAGATTTGGGAACACTATCGCTTGAAGCGTTTGAGCAACTTTTGCAGAAAGATGTTGAACGCAAAGGCAGAACCAAGACGGAGATCTGATTATTAAACAGCGAACGAATCGGGGTGGGCGTACTCCTAAAGCGCCTATCAATGAGAATATTGACGCAACTGAAGTCCGCCTGATCGATGCCGAAGGCAACCAGGTCGGAATTGTGCCAATTGAGGACGCACTGAAGCAGGCCGAAGAGGCCACCCTTGATCTGGTACAGGTTACGGATTCCGATCCGATCGTCTGTAAGATAATGGACTACGGCAAGAAGATCTTCGAAGAGAAGAAAGCGAAGGCGGCTGCCAAGAAGAAACAGAAGCAGACGCAGGTCAAAGAGCTTAAGTTCCGTCCCGGAACTGAAGAAGGGGATTATCAGGTCAAACTACGCAACCTGATACGTTTCCTTGAAAACGGGGACCGCGGCAAAATCACGATCCGTTTCCGTGGCCGTGAGATGGCACACCAGGAAATTGGTATGCAGCTCATGCAGCGTATTGAAACGGATATTGAAGAGCTTGCCCAGGTAGAGATGCGGCCGAAGATGGAAGGCCGGCAGATGACCATGGTAGTGGCGCCCCGCAAGAAGAAGTGAACCTGATCGGGTGCTTGTCCCCCGCGCATGCGGGGGATTTGTCGTTCAGGGACACATTATTGTTTATTTAAAAATAGAATGCGGAGTTTTAAAAAATGCCTAAGATGAAAACCAAAAGCGGAGCCACCAAGCGGTTCAAGAAGACCGCCACCGGCTTCAAGCACAAGCAGTCCTTCACCAGTCACATCCTGACCAAGAAGAGCCCGAAGCGTAAGCGTCAGCTGCGCGGCACCAAGCTCATCGCCAAGTCAGATGTTGCATCTATCAAGCGTATGACCGCGTGCTGATCCAGCCGCGAGAATCATTCCTTAGAAAGTAAAGGTAGAAGGATAAAAGTATGGCTCGTGTAAAACGTGGTGTGGTCGCACGCCGTCGTCACAAAAAGATTCTCAATCAGGCCAAAGGTTACTACGGCGCTCGTAGCCGGGTATTCCGTGTAGCCAAGCAAGCGGTTATCAAGGCCGGTCAGTACGCTTACC from Marinobacter adhaerens HP15 encodes the following:
- the rpmI gene encoding 50S ribosomal protein L35 produces the protein MPKMKTKSGATKRFKKTATGFKHKQSFTSHILTKKSPKRKRQLRGTKLIAKSDVASIKRMTAC
- the infC gene encoding translation initiation factor IF-3, whose translation is MIIKQRTNRGGRTPKAPINENIDATEVRLIDAEGNQVGIVPIEDALKQAEEATLDLVQVTDSDPIVCKIMDYGKKIFEEKKAKAAAKKKQKQTQVKELKFRPGTEEGDYQVKLRNLIRFLENGDRGKITIRFRGREMAHQEIGMQLMQRIETDIEELAQVEMRPKMEGRQMTMVVAPRKKK